One Priestia aryabhattai genomic window, AGAATAGAATATTGGGTAAATGAAAAGTAAGTATAAAAGATCATAATAGAGGAGGAAAGCTCTATGAGTAAAAGTATTATAGGTATATATGAAACGCCGGAGGAAACATTAAATACAATTGAGAAGTTAAAGACGATAGGGTATGAAGATAATGAAATTACAGTTCTAACTAACCAAGAGACGACAGCAGGCAATCTAGCCTATAGAACGAATGTAAATGTTGATCGACTATCTTCTGTTAAACACGATGAAGTCACCCATGAAGATATGACTGGAGGGGCCCAGCCGGATTCCTTTTTAGATAAATTAAAGAAGTTTTTTTTGGTGCAAAATTACTCAAATGATGCAGATCGTGTAACGGATTTAGGCATTCCATCAGAGGAGCTGACCTCTTATAAAAAAGATTTAGATGATGGAAAGTTTTTAATTGCTGTAACCTCTCATAAATTAAGTGAAAAGGGCATAGACCTAGGGTAATATGTTTAATTTTAAAGAATGATATACTCCATAAATAAGCATCTTTCTAAGAAATTCGGCACCATAGTAAGCTAAAACTATACATCTGTTTGAAGTTTTCATATAGAGCAAGATAAAGAAGAACACTTTCAAGCTAAAAAAGGACATATAATACCTAACAATCACTTAAAGATATTTCCCATATGAACAAGAGTGACAAATTAGGCAGAGTTTTCTTTTTAGTATATAAGTTATTAATAACCTGAGCAGACTATTGAAGAAACCTTAAGGTTTCCATTTCATTGGATAATCTTAGAGAAAAAACTACTGATTTCATTTCAGATCAGTAGTTTTTTGCTTTTTTATGATGTATAGGATATACAAAGTTATTTAACATACTGAACTTTCTCCGAACCCATTTGAATTTATAATAAAAGTTGAATATATAATCAAAATCGGTTTGTTATTGAAATTTTTAAATAAGCCAAGACAGATTATAATGTCTTGGCTTATTTATATACTTATTTTATGATTGTAATAATTCTGAGAAAATTCTTAATTAAAATATGAATTGTATAGTTTAATTTATTACTATATTTCTAATATACCTACATTAAAGTAAAGGTGAAATTTCAATTATTAATTCTTTTGCAATTTATAGATTCGAGCTTCATAAGGCTATAGCTTTAACCCATGTAAATCTTCTCTTTCTACATCATAATTAGAAATCAAAAGTTTAGCATCCAGCATACTTAACTCTTCTGGCATTTCAAACATTGGAGTTCGATCAAAGAAATTCAATATAATTAAAAATTTTTCTTCACCTAACGTACGAGTATATACGTAAAGGTCTGGATCAATAGGTAATAAGAGATTATATTCTCCATAAATAAGGACATCGTGTTTCTTTCTCAATGCAATCATCTTTCGATAATAGTGAAAAATAGAACTCTTATCCTGAAGGGCTTCCTGCACATTAATTTCTTTGTAATTCGCATTTATCTTAATCCAAGGTGTACCTTGAGTAAAACCTGCAGCATGTGTATCATCCCACTGCATAGGAGTACGAGAGTTATCGCGACTTTTTCTCCAAATTGCTTTCATAGTAGAATCCAGCGAAGCTCCACTTTCCATTGCTTCCTTATAATAGTTAAGAGTCTCAATGTCTCGATAATGCTCAATGGATTGGAAATTAGGATTTGTCATGCCAATCTCCTCGCCTTGGAATATGTAAGGAGTCCCTTCTAATGTTAGCAAGAACGTTGCTAACATTTTGGCTGATTCTTTTCGATATCTTCCATCATTTCCGAAACGAGAAACCGATCGAGGTTGATCATGGTTACAGAGATAATTCGCATTCCAGCCTTGATTATGAATAATCGTTTGCCATTTACTCATTACATTCTTCAAATCTAGAAGGTTCCAAGGCTTAAATTCCCATTTACCAGTCCCTCCAGCTTTCGAATCTAATAGCATATGTTCAAAATGAAAGACCATATTCAGTTCGTGACGCTTATCTCCAATATAGTTCAATGCTTGTTCGGGTCCTAATCCCGATGTTTCCCCCACTGTCATAATATCGTATTTATACAGCACTTTCTCGTATAGATTTCTGAGTAGTGTATGAACTTTTTCTAAATTAGAAAATAGCTTATAGGCTCTTACATAAGGAAGGCTCGTTGGATTCGGCGCATCGGGAAGGTTTTCAGCTTTAACAATATGAGCTATAGCATCTAATCTAAATCCATCTACTCCTTTATCTAGCCACCAAGATACCATTTCTTCAACTTCTCTTATAACATTTTTATTATCCCAATTCAGATCTGGCTGTTGCTTAGTATAAAGATGAAGATAGTACTCGTCCGTCAGTTCATCATATTCCCAAACAGATCCACCAAAATAAGATTCCCAGTTATTCGGTGGACCTCCATTTTTACCTTTTCTCCAAATATAGTAGTCCCTCTTTGGGTTATCTATAGAAGAACGGGATTCAATAAACCAAGGATGTTCGTTCGATGTATGGTTAACAACTAAGTCCATAATAATCTTCAAATTACGTTTATGTGCTTGAGTTAATAGTTCATCAAAGTCCTCCATCGTTCCAAATTGCTTCATAATAGCGCGATAGTCACTGATATCATAGCCATTATCATGATTTGGTGACTGATAAATAGGACATAGCCAAATCACTTCAATGCCTAGCTCTTTTAAGTAGTCAAGTTTTGAAATAATACCTTGTAGATCCCCAATTCCATCACCATTAGAATCTTTAAAGCTAATAGGGTATATTTGATAAACTACACTTTCTTTCCACCACTTCTTTTCCATTGGGCAAGAACTCCTTCTTATCATTATTAATCCTAAAGTGTTTGTTATAAGTTCTCCATAACCAGCAAACTCTCTAACAGGCAAGTATAGATATTAAGTTAGTTTTAGAAATATTCTTATCTGCACAAGTATTTACCCTATGTTTTAACAGAGAAAACGTAATCATTAAGGGAGAAATAAACGATCTTATCTAATCTTTTAGCCTAAGAAAGTTAGGTTCTGGTGGAAAAACTAATTTTTATAAACTATACATTTGGAGTTTAAAAATCCACATTTTAGTTCCTTGAAAGTAAATAATTTACCTCACTTTATACGACCTTTATTCTGTATCTGAATTGGATTGGTTTCAATTCGCTGGTGAAGGATATATCTATTAGTAGAACAACATATTTTATAGGGATAGAGGAGGAAAAAGTAGTGAAAGAAATTAAAGTAGCAGAAAATAGTGGTCAGGCAAATAAGTTCATTGAAGATTTTTTTACCAATGGGTTTAGTAAAAGTGAAGTTTACTTGTTGACCTATAATAAAGAGCGTTCGGAATATTTAACAGATATAACAGATACGAAAGAATATCGAACTTCTGAACAAGGGGTTTTTGAATCCACCGTTAATAAGTTATTTTCTCGTGAAGATGAACTTCGTTCTAAAATGGCCTCATTAGGGTTAATACAAGAAGAAACTGAACGATGTGTAGGTGAAATGAAACAAGAACGTATAGTAATCATTGCAAAGAAAGGAATTTAGTGGTTCGACGGTGCAATAAATGTTGAAGAAACTAAGTAATGAAGAATAGTTGGTAAATCTTATTAGAATGTTGCTGTCTATATATAGCGTTTGTTCTTCTATGTGAATGTTTGTCTATATCCCAGAAGGGTACTGAACTAGAAGTATCTTACTAGAGTCGTTTACTAATCTTATATGGAGGTGAAAGGATAATGACTCAGTTCCTTGCTATTCACATAGGTACGTTATACTTTCCTACAAGTATTCTTCTCATTACCTTATTAGTTTTAATAGGTTTTATTATCTATTTTCTTACTAGAAGAAAAAGAAATAGAGATCACCTGATTAATTCAAAGGAGAACGGGGTAACGGAAAAAAGAGGGAAAAACAAAACCCTATAAATCTCAAGAAAGTTAACGAAGAACATAAAAAAGCTACCCTAATAGTAGCTTTTTTGTTATTTAGACTACAAATTATTTTATATGGTATACAAGTTCACTTTACGTAAGGCGATTTATAGGCACCCTCATATTAAAAGAAAGCATATCAGCAAATATAAGTAAGATTTTTCAAAAAGAGGAGTTACAAAATAAAAAAAGGGAAATGATTCTCAATTATTAGGAAAATAAAGATAAATAGTTTAGCTCCTTTTTAACGTGGAAGATAAAAAATATATTAAAAATTATTAGGAGGAATGTAAAATGACAACTAATAAAAATAATGACAAAATGAGCCGTGAAGAAGCCGGAAGAATG contains:
- a CDS encoding general stress protein, coding for MSKSIIGIYETPEETLNTIEKLKTIGYEDNEITVLTNQETTAGNLAYRTNVNVDRLSSVKHDEVTHEDMTGGAQPDSFLDKLKKFFLVQNYSNDADRVTDLGIPSEELTSYKKDLDDGKFLIAVTSHKLSEKGIDLG
- a CDS encoding glycoside hydrolase family 13 protein, yielding MEKKWWKESVVYQIYPISFKDSNGDGIGDLQGIISKLDYLKELGIEVIWLCPIYQSPNHDNGYDISDYRAIMKQFGTMEDFDELLTQAHKRNLKIIMDLVVNHTSNEHPWFIESRSSIDNPKRDYYIWRKGKNGGPPNNWESYFGGSVWEYDELTDEYYLHLYTKQQPDLNWDNKNVIREVEEMVSWWLDKGVDGFRLDAIAHIVKAENLPDAPNPTSLPYVRAYKLFSNLEKVHTLLRNLYEKVLYKYDIMTVGETSGLGPEQALNYIGDKRHELNMVFHFEHMLLDSKAGGTGKWEFKPWNLLDLKNVMSKWQTIIHNQGWNANYLCNHDQPRSVSRFGNDGRYRKESAKMLATFLLTLEGTPYIFQGEEIGMTNPNFQSIEHYRDIETLNYYKEAMESGASLDSTMKAIWRKSRDNSRTPMQWDDTHAAGFTQGTPWIKINANYKEINVQEALQDKSSIFHYYRKMIALRKKHDVLIYGEYNLLLPIDPDLYVYTRTLGEEKFLIILNFFDRTPMFEMPEELSMLDAKLLISNYDVEREDLHGLKL
- a CDS encoding general stress protein; translation: MKEIKVAENSGQANKFIEDFFTNGFSKSEVYLLTYNKERSEYLTDITDTKEYRTSEQGVFESTVNKLFSREDELRSKMASLGLIQEETERCVGEMKQERIVIIAKKGI